The following are encoded in a window of Candidatus Paceibacterota bacterium genomic DNA:
- the cobA gene encoding uroporphyrinogen-III C-methyltransferase, whose amino-acid sequence MSNSGIVHLVGAGPGDTGLFTLRGKEVLGRAEVVIYDGLVNRELLRLAPPTAEIIYGGKHDRTRCVSQAELNALLLSRALEGKRVVRLKGGDPFMFGRGGEEAEVLAAAGLPFEVVPGVSSLYSVPGYAGVPLTHRDRSSSVTVITGHDDPRSPANHVDWPSLAKARGTLVVLMGLKNFPVIATTLIAHGRSPDTSAAVISRGTTTRQQTVVGTLATVAGLADEAGICPPAVIVIGEVAALHERLNWFEQRPLFGRRVAVTQRSDLAQPLVAALREHGAEVLEVPATRWMPHPDRAKLDWALANLESYDWILFANQVGVDFFFERFLQVHRDLRQLGPALLGAYGPRTGRKLREWHLQPAAIAADHKTPLILEAITRCGSVHGKRVLVLRGDVASERVPEALEALGAVVDVVPCYAVQPETDDLTGGAASLAERGADWIIFASGLAIEHLHERLDLPGLVARFPAMRLAIASQTVQWALDKLGLAPSAIAQPDNVEDLVNAIIRAGLESPATQPRSNGILSVSTPDPHRIHTVDTALTSPVEIGVTCCNCKTYASSAPKSAHSLLPSL is encoded by the coding sequence ATGAGTAATAGCGGCATCGTTCATCTGGTAGGGGCTGGCCCTGGCGACACCGGGCTGTTCACCCTGCGCGGCAAGGAAGTTCTGGGGCGTGCCGAAGTGGTGATCTACGACGGCCTGGTTAACCGCGAACTCCTGCGCCTCGCTCCGCCCACCGCGGAGATCATTTACGGCGGCAAGCACGATCGCACCCGTTGCGTGTCCCAAGCCGAGCTGAACGCCTTGCTGTTGTCCAGGGCCCTTGAGGGCAAACGCGTCGTGCGCCTCAAAGGCGGCGATCCCTTCATGTTCGGACGTGGCGGCGAGGAAGCGGAAGTGCTGGCCGCGGCAGGCCTTCCGTTCGAAGTGGTCCCTGGCGTCTCCTCCCTCTACTCCGTGCCGGGCTATGCAGGCGTTCCGCTCACGCACCGAGACCGTAGCTCCAGTGTCACCGTCATCACCGGGCACGACGATCCGCGCTCCCCGGCCAACCATGTGGACTGGCCCAGCCTGGCCAAAGCCCGCGGCACCTTGGTGGTGCTGATGGGCTTGAAGAACTTCCCGGTGATCGCCACCACGCTCATCGCGCACGGACGTTCGCCTGATACCTCGGCCGCCGTCATCAGCCGCGGCACCACGACTCGCCAACAGACTGTCGTCGGCACGCTCGCTACCGTGGCCGGACTGGCCGACGAGGCGGGCATCTGCCCACCGGCCGTGATCGTAATTGGCGAGGTGGCCGCTTTGCATGAGCGGCTGAATTGGTTCGAGCAGCGCCCGCTCTTTGGGCGCCGTGTGGCCGTCACCCAGCGCTCTGATCTCGCCCAACCGCTCGTGGCGGCTCTGCGCGAGCACGGCGCGGAGGTGCTGGAAGTTCCCGCCACCCGCTGGATGCCGCATCCCGACCGAGCGAAGCTGGACTGGGCGTTGGCAAACCTTGAGTCCTATGATTGGATCCTGTTCGCCAATCAGGTGGGCGTGGACTTCTTCTTCGAGCGCTTCCTCCAGGTTCACCGTGACCTGCGTCAACTCGGCCCCGCTCTCCTTGGCGCGTATGGCCCCAGAACTGGCCGGAAACTGCGCGAATGGCACCTCCAGCCCGCTGCAATCGCCGCCGACCACAAGACTCCGCTAATCCTCGAAGCCATCACCCGATGCGGCAGCGTGCACGGAAAACGCGTCCTCGTACTGCGCGGCGATGTCGCCAGCGAAAGAGTCCCGGAAGCGCTTGAGGCTCTGGGTGCCGTGGTAGATGTCGTGCCCTGCTACGCAGTCCAGCCGGAGACCGACGACCTCACGGGCGGGGCTGCATCGCTGGCCGAAAGAGGCGCGGACTGGATCATCTTCGCCAGCGGGCTGGCTATTGAACACCTCCACGAGCGCTTGGACCTGCCTGGCTTAGTGGCGCGCTTCCCGGCCATGCGCCTCGCCATCGCCAGCCAAACCGTCCAATGGGCGCTGGACAAACTGGGCCTCGCCCCTTCGGCCATTGCCCAGCCCGACAACGTCGAGGACCTTGTGAACGCAATTATCCGAGCTGGCCTCGAATCGCCCGCAACCCAACCCCGTTCCAATGGGATCCTCTCCGTATCCACACCAGATCCACACCGTATCCACACCGTGGATACAGCCTTGACATCCCCGGTGGAAATCGGCGTAACATGTTGTAATTGTAAGACTTATGCGAGTTCAGCCCCAAAATCGGCCCATTCCCTGCTCCCATCGCTATAA